CTCTAACTTGAGGTAAGCTGGAAAAATGGAAGACGGAAAAAAATTATTGAACAAATGGCAACAAAACAGACACTTTCCCAAACAGAGCCTCATTGTAACTCACTTACCAATATAAAAAGCACTGATGGTGAGAGGAGCTGCGACCAGCTGATCCACCACAACTTTCCCTGTCACCGCCTTCACCCCGCCCCCTGGCAGCATCCTCTCCAGCCACCTCAGCCAGTGGTAGTTGAAGTTGGCATGGAAACAGAAACCGACAGTCGCCACTCGGGCCGTCTGACGCCAGTTGATGCCAGTTGAACCCTCTGCAGTGGACCCTCCCAGCACGCTCTGCTGGATCACGTCAGCTGAGGCAAACAGAGTCGTGTAGCCCAGGACATTACTGATGTAGGGGTGAGCTTTGAACAGAGCCCAGGTTCGGTTCATGATGAGAAATCTGATAAGAGAAGAATTAAGGCTGAATTCAttgattataaatatataagtgtCACTGCTTCGCAACAACACTTTTAAGAGAGTGaaaggttttaaaataaatgttcaaataaaactgatgaGTCAAACCTACCTTTTAGCATGACTTTCCTCACCCTCTCATTAAATGTCCAAGACCAAAGAAAC
This region of Paralichthys olivaceus isolate ysfri-2021 chromosome 13, ASM2471397v2, whole genome shotgun sequence genomic DNA includes:
- the LOC109633340 gene encoding mpv17-like protein: MNRTWALFKAHPYISNVLGYTTLFASADVIQQSVLGGSTAEGSTGINWRQTARVATVGFCFHANFNYHWLRWLERMLPGGGVKAVTGKVVVDQLVAAPLTISAFYIGLSLLENKEDPLEDWRQKFWTSYKAGVIYWSTMQAVNFTLVPPVARTVFLGGIALTFTIFLCHLRQQHSHKLE